The following coding sequences are from one Bombus terrestris chromosome 14, iyBomTerr1.2, whole genome shotgun sequence window:
- the LOC100651897 gene encoding kazrin isoform X9, whose product MPLFNMWAISVRGSSMHGSHVDSLRWSPSCRIQKFRVREMVAMLVALKRARPRVFLWCRWLLYYLCYNLLGFALNTLNRLNKEGEALALEDDLTTHPTLALMRRILADAQAKFRVMVEENAATGARLDGELERARGECATLRGELRDVRGALPVVLNNNNGAGNNNGVAGNTGNNNGTTSAGNNGGSPGQEGGEPQQQPQEDGKRLSAASSPVEKRSSASDKSASPIDKRTSPVDRKERTSPIDRRTSPIEKRNGSPSRSPSEKARRPYAPALEKTRLGGSGGSVDSRSGSASPDRGSSNRTFFHRGASDRSSAERLRISASNRDSLRSSKEMNDQEKDIDKDLVDGDVRAEEDNEPPGPAPGSRPSSPANSLGIGDPLVASRLSNIHGGGGSTGSVELASTRRLRLENERLVAEVARLRRLLFSGAARGEVGSEDAALEEEARFVALEMELQHAKEALQALKADRKRLKAEKFDLLNQMKALYGTLEDKERELRDFIRNYEQRMRENEATLGRLQQQGVGMPSEERERERERERWSLLRAARDEADRSLSLAASLADKEAALSHAHATIKELQRQLAERGGSGGICLSDQESLVSFPRGSVNGAATPGAGSSSGGGGCGIIPHMNSQPPLGSTELGVTVGNVGNAAGAGSSGGQAGDRGSCSADSGVRGSSDRESGGATSVGGNLSDSTTDATTPKDCSPTLSPLNAFSRSMDNSSLSRSVEQLSSPLESEPRRNKQSTPVAAPAAHSRSSATRGGTWGSISRVFARTRHRKAANNSSGGSGSNEGSDSFDPYRSWSPLTEEGYAEKLRLLREAASVPMERWRAPTVLAWLEVALGMPQYGPRCAENVKSGKVLLELSDAELEAGLGVTHPLHRKKLRLAIEEHRHPSLVRYPCIAQLGHTWVSSEWLPDLGLAQYSESFATNMVDARMLDHLSKKELEKLLGVTRKFHQASIVHGIHLLRMLNYDRQALAVRRHQCEQMDTDPLVWTNQRFIRWARNIDLTEYAENLKDSGVHGALVVLEPSFTGDTMATALGIPPAKQMIRRHLTAELEALVVPARSQLEVVPRNSTSGGRPMSTVSAGGSLGRGSRALHLQHHQSSLSALHMTTNHSGTVDRRRSSLRTCSLLYLKKLSWKSSQGSLSRAFGLRPRSEKASPSSSSDTGSLASQYMSSARSNSPPPPQLPPRPITGNKRHRRVKSIGDIDYITSAAYGSYSGYSNVLHGDQYQYQQTSNYYQLKGGYYSPQSTGPPFPGVQRYGSLAEEAWSCTTKDDSGNPKTNPRTYLA is encoded by the exons GCAAAATTTCGCGTGATGGTGGAGGAGAACGCAGCGACTGGCGCCCGGCTTGACGGGGAGCTGGAACGAGCCAGGGGCGAGTGTGCCACGCTTCGCGGAGAGCTGAGGGACGTTCGTGGCGCTTTGCCGGTGGTGTTGAACAATAACAACGGCGCTGGGAACAACAACGGGGTAGCTGGGAACACTGGCAACAACAACGGAACAACCAGTGCGGGGAATAATGGCGGTAGCCCTGGACAAGAGGGCGGCGAACCGCAGCAACAGCCGCAAGAGGACGGGAAAAGGCTCAGCGCCGCGAGTAGCCCTGTCGAGAAGAGGAGCTCCGCCAGCGACAAGTCAGCTAGTCCTATCGATAAGAGAACCAGTCCTGTAGACAGAAAGGAGAGAACCAGTCCTATCGATCGACGAACCAGTCCTATAG AAAAACGAAATGGCTCGCCAAGTCGCAGTCCAAGCGAAAAAGCACGTCGACCGTACGCTCCAGCGTTGGAGAAGACGCGACTTGGTGGTTCTGGCGGAAGCGTGGACTCTCGTTCCGGAAGCGCCAGTCCGGACCGAGGATCCAGCAATAGAACTTTCTTCCATCGTGGCGCTAGCGATCGATCGAGCGCCGAGAGACTTCGAATATCGGCCAGCAACCGCGACTCCTTGCGATCATCGAAGGAGATGAACGACCAGGAGAAAGATATAGACAAGGATCTGGTGGACGGTGATGTGAGGGCCGAAGAGGACAATGAACCACCTGGACCAGCCCCAGGCAGCAGACCCTCGTCGCCAGCTAATTCCCTGG GAATCGGTGATCCATTGGTAGCATCGAGGTTATCAAACATTCATGGCGGTGGTGGTAGCACCGGTTCGGTGGAACTAGCCAGCACGAGGCGACTTCGACTGGAGAATGAACGTCTGGTGGCTGAGGTAGCAAGATTGAGAAGATTGCTATTCAGTGGAGCGGCACGCGGCGAAGTTGGCTCCGAGGATGCGGCACTCGAGGAGGAAGCACGATTTGTTGCTCTTGAAATGGAACTGCAACACGCCAAAGAAGCTCTTCAGGCACTTAAGGCTGATCGCAAGAGGCTCAAGGCCGAAAAGTTCGATCTTCTTAATCAAATGAAGGCACTTTATGGCACCCTCGAGGACAAGGAACGAGAATTACGGGACTTCATCAGGAACTACGAACAG CGGATGCGAGAGAACGAAGCGACTTTAGGACGCCTTCAACAGCAAGGAGTCGGCATGCCTTCGGAGGAACGCGAACGCGAAAGGGAAAGGGAACGTTGGAGCCTGCTAAGGGCTGCAAGGGACGAGGCCGATCGAAGTCTCAGCCTTGCGGCTAGTTTGGCCGACAAAGAAGCCGCCCTTTCGCACGCACACGCGACTATAAAAGAG CTACAGCGTCAATTGGCGGAAAGAGGTGGCAGCGGTGGTATCTGCTTGAGCGACCAGGAATCCTTGGTCTCGTTCCCGAGAGGCAGCGTGAATGGAGCCGCGACACCGGGCGCCGGAAGTAGCAGCGGTGGCGGTGGTTGTGGTATCATCCCTCATATGAATTCTCAACCGCCATTAGGCAGCACAGAGCTAGGAGTGACCGTTGGGAACGTCGGCAATGCGGCAGGTGCTGGCTCTTCCGGTGGACAGGCGGGCGATCGCGGAAGTTGCAGCGCGGACAGTGGTGTTCGAGGATCTAGCGACAGGGAAAGCGGTGGCGCAACCAGCGTGGGCGGAAATCTTTCAGATTCTACTACAGATG CGACCACACCGAAAGATTGCAGCCCGACATTGTCGCCTCTGAACGCGTTCTCCAGGTCCATGGACAATTCCTCGTTATCGCGATCAGTCGAACAGTTGTCGAGTCCGTTAGAATCAGAACCAAGAAGAAACAAGCAAAGCACACCTGTCGCGGCACCTGCCGCGCATTCACGCTCCTCTGCGACTCGTGGAGGCACTTGGGGTTCTATTTCTAG AGTGTTTGCCCGTACACGACATCGAAAGGCAGCGAACAACTCGAGCGGTGGAAGCGGAAGTAACGAGGGTTCCGACAGTTTCGATCCTTATAGATCATGGTCGCCTCTCACGGAGGAAGGCTATGCTGAAAAGCTTCGTTTACTCAGAGAAGCCGCATCCGTACCTATGGAAAGATGGAGGGCACCTACAGTCTTAGCGTGGTTAGAAGTTGCTCTTGGTATGCCACAATATGGTCCACGATGCGCTGAAAACGTTAAATCAGGAAAG GTTTTACTGGAACTAAGTGACGCAGAATTGGAAGCAGGGTTAGGAGTGACCCATCCTCTTCATAGAAAGAAGCTCCGTTTAGCTATCGAAGAGCATCGACACCCGAGTCTCGTTCGATATCCATGTATTGCTCAATTAGGTCACACGTGGGTCAGTTCAGAATGGTTGCCTGACCTTGGACTCGCTCAGTATTCTGAAAGTTTCGCAACCAACATGGTGGACGCACGGATGCTCGATCATCTGAGCAAAAAGGAACTCGAGAAGCTGCTTGGAGTAACCAGGAAGTTTCATCAGGCCAGCATCGTGCACGGAATTCATCTACTCCGCATGTTGAACTACGATCGTCAG GCACTCGCAGTTAGAAGACATCAATGCGAACAAATGGACACAGATCCTCTAGTTTGGACAAACCAGAGGTTCATTCGGTGGGCGAGGAATATCGATCTGACTGAATATGCTGAGAATTTAAAGG ATTCAGGTGTGCATGGCGCTCTGGTCGTGCTAGAACCATCCTTCACCGGCGACACCATGGCTACAGCTTTGGGTATACCACCAGCTAAACAGATGATCAGACGACACCTCACCGCCGAGCTCGAAGCCCTCGTCGTTCCAGCAAG AAGTCAGCTGGAGGTGGTCCCGAGGAACAGCACCAGCGGGGGTCGTCCGATGAGCACAGTGAGCGCGGGCGGTAGCCTCGGTCGTGGAAGCAGGGCGCTACATCTTCAGCATCATCAGAGCTCCCTGTCCGCCCTGCACATGACGACCAATCACTCGGGCACGGTCGATAGACGCAGATCCAGCCTCAGG ACCTGCAGTCTTCTTTACTTGAAAAAG TTGTCGTGGAAGAGCTCACAG GGATCGTTAAGCAGAGCCTTTGGACTCCGACCCAGAAGCGAGAAGGCCTCTCCATCTTCTTCGTCGGATACCGGAAGCCTGGCTAGCCAATATATGAGCAGCGCTCGCAGCAATTCTCCTCCACCTCCGCAACTGCCACCTAGACCCATCACAGGCAACAAGAGACATCGCCGAGTGAAGAGTATAGGTGACATCGATTATATAACAAGCGCAGCA TATGGCTCGTATTCCGGCTACAGCAACGTTCTGCACGGCGATCAGTACCAGTACCAACAGACTAGTAATTATTATCAACTGAAGGGCGGTTATTACTCACCACAGAGCACCGGGCCGCCATTTCCAGGGGTTCAGAGATACGGAAGCTTAGCGGAGGAGGCCTGGTCGTGCACCACGAAAGACGACTCTGGCAATCCCAAAACGAACCCCAGGACTTACCTAGCTTAG
- the LOC100651897 gene encoding uncharacterized protein LOC100651897 isoform X4: protein MPLFNMWAISVRGSSMHGSHVDSLRWSPSCRIQKFRVREMVAMLVALKRARPRVFLWCRWLLYYLCYNLLGFALNTLNRLNKEGEALALEDDLTTHPTLALMRRILADAQAKFRVMVEENAATGARLDGELERARGECATLRGELRDVRGALPVVLNNNNGAGNNNGVAGNTGNNNGTTSAGNNGGSPGQEGGEPQQQPQEDGKRLSAASSPVEKRSSASDKSASPIDKRTSPVDRKERTSPIDRRTSPIEKRNGSPSRSPSEKARRPYAPALEKTRLGGSGGSVDSRSGSASPDRGSSNRTFFHRGASDRSSAERLRISASNRDSLRSSKEMNDQEKDIDKDLVDGDVRAEEDNEPPGPAPGSRPSSPANSLGIGDPLVASRLSNIHGGGGSTGSVELASTRRLRLENERLVAEVARLRRLLFSGAARGEVGSEDAALEEEARFVALEMELQHAKEALQALKADRKRLKAEKFDLLNQMKALYGTLEDKERELRDFIRNYEQRMRENEATLGRLQQQGVGMPSEERERERERERWSLLRAARDEADRSLSLAASLADKEAALSHAHATIKELQRQLAERGGSGGICLSDQESLVSFPRGSVNGAATPGAGSSSGGGGCGIIPHMNSQPPLGSTELGVTVGNVGNAAGAGSSGGQAGDRGSCSADSGVRGSSDRESGGATSVGGNLSDSTTDGTPTITVEGSGLDMDSISVVSSIAPSHMYQSATTPKDCSPTLSPLNAFSRSMDNSSLSRSVEQLSSPLESEPRRNKQSTPVAAPAAHSRSSATRGGTWGSISRVFARTRHRKAANNSSGGSGSNEGSDSFDPYRSWSPLTEEGYAEKLRLLREAASVPMERWRAPTVLAWLEVALGMPQYGPRCAENVKSGKVLLELSDAELEAGLGVTHPLHRKKLRLAIEEHRHPSLVRYPCIAQLGHTWVSSEWLPDLGLAQYSESFATNMVDARMLDHLSKKELEKLLGVTRKFHQASIVHGIHLLRMLNYDRQALAVRRHQCEQMDTDPLVWTNQRFIRWARNIDLTEYAENLKDSGVHGALVVLEPSFTGDTMATALGIPPAKQMIRRHLTAELEALVVPARSQLEVVPRNSTSGGRPMSTVSAGGSLGRGSRALHLQHHQSSLSALHMTTNHSGTVDRRRSSLRTCSLLYLKKGSLSRAFGLRPRSEKASPSSSSDTGSLASQYMSSARSNSPPPPQLPPRPITGNKRHRRVKSIGDIDYITSAAYGSYSGYSNVLHGDQYQYQQTSNYYQLKGGYYSPQSTGPPFPGVQRYGSLAEEAWSCTTKDDSGNPKTNPRTYLA, encoded by the exons GCAAAATTTCGCGTGATGGTGGAGGAGAACGCAGCGACTGGCGCCCGGCTTGACGGGGAGCTGGAACGAGCCAGGGGCGAGTGTGCCACGCTTCGCGGAGAGCTGAGGGACGTTCGTGGCGCTTTGCCGGTGGTGTTGAACAATAACAACGGCGCTGGGAACAACAACGGGGTAGCTGGGAACACTGGCAACAACAACGGAACAACCAGTGCGGGGAATAATGGCGGTAGCCCTGGACAAGAGGGCGGCGAACCGCAGCAACAGCCGCAAGAGGACGGGAAAAGGCTCAGCGCCGCGAGTAGCCCTGTCGAGAAGAGGAGCTCCGCCAGCGACAAGTCAGCTAGTCCTATCGATAAGAGAACCAGTCCTGTAGACAGAAAGGAGAGAACCAGTCCTATCGATCGACGAACCAGTCCTATAG AAAAACGAAATGGCTCGCCAAGTCGCAGTCCAAGCGAAAAAGCACGTCGACCGTACGCTCCAGCGTTGGAGAAGACGCGACTTGGTGGTTCTGGCGGAAGCGTGGACTCTCGTTCCGGAAGCGCCAGTCCGGACCGAGGATCCAGCAATAGAACTTTCTTCCATCGTGGCGCTAGCGATCGATCGAGCGCCGAGAGACTTCGAATATCGGCCAGCAACCGCGACTCCTTGCGATCATCGAAGGAGATGAACGACCAGGAGAAAGATATAGACAAGGATCTGGTGGACGGTGATGTGAGGGCCGAAGAGGACAATGAACCACCTGGACCAGCCCCAGGCAGCAGACCCTCGTCGCCAGCTAATTCCCTGG GAATCGGTGATCCATTGGTAGCATCGAGGTTATCAAACATTCATGGCGGTGGTGGTAGCACCGGTTCGGTGGAACTAGCCAGCACGAGGCGACTTCGACTGGAGAATGAACGTCTGGTGGCTGAGGTAGCAAGATTGAGAAGATTGCTATTCAGTGGAGCGGCACGCGGCGAAGTTGGCTCCGAGGATGCGGCACTCGAGGAGGAAGCACGATTTGTTGCTCTTGAAATGGAACTGCAACACGCCAAAGAAGCTCTTCAGGCACTTAAGGCTGATCGCAAGAGGCTCAAGGCCGAAAAGTTCGATCTTCTTAATCAAATGAAGGCACTTTATGGCACCCTCGAGGACAAGGAACGAGAATTACGGGACTTCATCAGGAACTACGAACAG CGGATGCGAGAGAACGAAGCGACTTTAGGACGCCTTCAACAGCAAGGAGTCGGCATGCCTTCGGAGGAACGCGAACGCGAAAGGGAAAGGGAACGTTGGAGCCTGCTAAGGGCTGCAAGGGACGAGGCCGATCGAAGTCTCAGCCTTGCGGCTAGTTTGGCCGACAAAGAAGCCGCCCTTTCGCACGCACACGCGACTATAAAAGAG CTACAGCGTCAATTGGCGGAAAGAGGTGGCAGCGGTGGTATCTGCTTGAGCGACCAGGAATCCTTGGTCTCGTTCCCGAGAGGCAGCGTGAATGGAGCCGCGACACCGGGCGCCGGAAGTAGCAGCGGTGGCGGTGGTTGTGGTATCATCCCTCATATGAATTCTCAACCGCCATTAGGCAGCACAGAGCTAGGAGTGACCGTTGGGAACGTCGGCAATGCGGCAGGTGCTGGCTCTTCCGGTGGACAGGCGGGCGATCGCGGAAGTTGCAGCGCGGACAGTGGTGTTCGAGGATCTAGCGACAGGGAAAGCGGTGGCGCAACCAGCGTGGGCGGAAATCTTTCAGATTCTACTACAGATG GCACACCGACAATTACGGTCGAGGGAAGCGGTCTCGACATGGACAGCATCTCCGTGGTTTCCTCCATTGCACCATCCCACATGTACCAGT CAGCGACCACACCGAAAGATTGCAGCCCGACATTGTCGCCTCTGAACGCGTTCTCCAGGTCCATGGACAATTCCTCGTTATCGCGATCAGTCGAACAGTTGTCGAGTCCGTTAGAATCAGAACCAAGAAGAAACAAGCAAAGCACACCTGTCGCGGCACCTGCCGCGCATTCACGCTCCTCTGCGACTCGTGGAGGCACTTGGGGTTCTATTTCTAG AGTGTTTGCCCGTACACGACATCGAAAGGCAGCGAACAACTCGAGCGGTGGAAGCGGAAGTAACGAGGGTTCCGACAGTTTCGATCCTTATAGATCATGGTCGCCTCTCACGGAGGAAGGCTATGCTGAAAAGCTTCGTTTACTCAGAGAAGCCGCATCCGTACCTATGGAAAGATGGAGGGCACCTACAGTCTTAGCGTGGTTAGAAGTTGCTCTTGGTATGCCACAATATGGTCCACGATGCGCTGAAAACGTTAAATCAGGAAAG GTTTTACTGGAACTAAGTGACGCAGAATTGGAAGCAGGGTTAGGAGTGACCCATCCTCTTCATAGAAAGAAGCTCCGTTTAGCTATCGAAGAGCATCGACACCCGAGTCTCGTTCGATATCCATGTATTGCTCAATTAGGTCACACGTGGGTCAGTTCAGAATGGTTGCCTGACCTTGGACTCGCTCAGTATTCTGAAAGTTTCGCAACCAACATGGTGGACGCACGGATGCTCGATCATCTGAGCAAAAAGGAACTCGAGAAGCTGCTTGGAGTAACCAGGAAGTTTCATCAGGCCAGCATCGTGCACGGAATTCATCTACTCCGCATGTTGAACTACGATCGTCAG GCACTCGCAGTTAGAAGACATCAATGCGAACAAATGGACACAGATCCTCTAGTTTGGACAAACCAGAGGTTCATTCGGTGGGCGAGGAATATCGATCTGACTGAATATGCTGAGAATTTAAAGG ATTCAGGTGTGCATGGCGCTCTGGTCGTGCTAGAACCATCCTTCACCGGCGACACCATGGCTACAGCTTTGGGTATACCACCAGCTAAACAGATGATCAGACGACACCTCACCGCCGAGCTCGAAGCCCTCGTCGTTCCAGCAAG AAGTCAGCTGGAGGTGGTCCCGAGGAACAGCACCAGCGGGGGTCGTCCGATGAGCACAGTGAGCGCGGGCGGTAGCCTCGGTCGTGGAAGCAGGGCGCTACATCTTCAGCATCATCAGAGCTCCCTGTCCGCCCTGCACATGACGACCAATCACTCGGGCACGGTCGATAGACGCAGATCCAGCCTCAGG ACCTGCAGTCTTCTTTACTTGAAAAAG GGATCGTTAAGCAGAGCCTTTGGACTCCGACCCAGAAGCGAGAAGGCCTCTCCATCTTCTTCGTCGGATACCGGAAGCCTGGCTAGCCAATATATGAGCAGCGCTCGCAGCAATTCTCCTCCACCTCCGCAACTGCCACCTAGACCCATCACAGGCAACAAGAGACATCGCCGAGTGAAGAGTATAGGTGACATCGATTATATAACAAGCGCAGCA TATGGCTCGTATTCCGGCTACAGCAACGTTCTGCACGGCGATCAGTACCAGTACCAACAGACTAGTAATTATTATCAACTGAAGGGCGGTTATTACTCACCACAGAGCACCGGGCCGCCATTTCCAGGGGTTCAGAGATACGGAAGCTTAGCGGAGGAGGCCTGGTCGTGCACCACGAAAGACGACTCTGGCAATCCCAAAACGAACCCCAGGACTTACCTAGCTTAG
- the LOC100651897 gene encoding uncharacterized protein LOC100651897 isoform X6 gives MPLFNMWAISVRGSSMHGSHVDSLRWSPSCRIQKFRVREMVAMLVALKRARPRVFLWCRWLLYYLCYNLLGFALNTLNRLNKEGEALALEDDLTTHPTLALMRRILADAQAKFRVMVEENAATGARLDGELERARGECATLRGELRDVRGALPVVLNNNNGAGNNNGVAGNTGNNNGTTSAGNNGGSPGQEGGEPQQQPQEDGKRLSAASSPVEKRSSASDKSASPIDKRTSPVDRKERTSPIDRRTSPIEKRNGSPSRSPSEKARRPYAPALEKTRLGGSGGSVDSRSGSASPDRGSSNRTFFHRGASDRSSAERLRISASNRDSLRSSKEMNDQEKDIDKDLVDGDVRAEEDNEPPGPAPGSRPSSPANSLGIGDPLVASRLSNIHGGGGSTGSVELASTRRLRLENERLVAEVARLRRLLFSGAARGEVGSEDAALEEEARFVALEMELQHAKEALQALKADRKRLKAEKFDLLNQMKALYGTLEDKERELRDFIRNYEQRMRENEATLGRLQQQGVGMPSEERERERERERWSLLRAARDEADRSLSLAASLADKEAALSHAHATIKELQRQLAERGGSGGICLSDQESLVSFPRGSVNGAATPGAGSSSGGGGCGIIPHMNSQPPLGSTELGVTVGNVGNAAGAGSSGGQAGDRGSCSADSGVRGSSDRESGGATSVGGNLSDSTTDGTPTITVEGSGLDMDSISVVSSIAPSHMYQSATTPKDCSPTLSPLNAFSRSMDNSSLSRSVEQLSSPLESEPRRNKQSTPVAAPAAHSRSSATRGGTWGSISRVFARTRHRKAANNSSGGSGSNEGSDSFDPYRSWSPLTEEGYAEKLRLLREAASVPMERWRAPTVLAWLEVALGMPQYGPRCAENVKSGKVLLELSDAELEAGLGVTHPLHRKKLRLAIEEHRHPSLVRYPCIAQLGHTWVSSEWLPDLGLAQYSESFATNMVDARMLDHLSKKELEKLLGVTRKFHQASIVHGIHLLRMLNYDRQALAVRRHQCEQMDTDPLVWTNQRFIRWARNIDLTEYAENLKDSGVHGALVVLEPSFTGDTMATALGIPPAKQMIRRHLTAELEALVVPARSQLEVVPRNSTSGGRPMSTVSAGGSLGRGSRALHLQHHQSSLSALHMTTNHSGTVDRRRSSLRGSLSRAFGLRPRSEKASPSSSSDTGSLASQYMSSARSNSPPPPQLPPRPITGNKRHRRVKSIGDIDYITSAAYGSYSGYSNVLHGDQYQYQQTSNYYQLKGGYYSPQSTGPPFPGVQRYGSLAEEAWSCTTKDDSGNPKTNPRTYLA, from the exons GCAAAATTTCGCGTGATGGTGGAGGAGAACGCAGCGACTGGCGCCCGGCTTGACGGGGAGCTGGAACGAGCCAGGGGCGAGTGTGCCACGCTTCGCGGAGAGCTGAGGGACGTTCGTGGCGCTTTGCCGGTGGTGTTGAACAATAACAACGGCGCTGGGAACAACAACGGGGTAGCTGGGAACACTGGCAACAACAACGGAACAACCAGTGCGGGGAATAATGGCGGTAGCCCTGGACAAGAGGGCGGCGAACCGCAGCAACAGCCGCAAGAGGACGGGAAAAGGCTCAGCGCCGCGAGTAGCCCTGTCGAGAAGAGGAGCTCCGCCAGCGACAAGTCAGCTAGTCCTATCGATAAGAGAACCAGTCCTGTAGACAGAAAGGAGAGAACCAGTCCTATCGATCGACGAACCAGTCCTATAG AAAAACGAAATGGCTCGCCAAGTCGCAGTCCAAGCGAAAAAGCACGTCGACCGTACGCTCCAGCGTTGGAGAAGACGCGACTTGGTGGTTCTGGCGGAAGCGTGGACTCTCGTTCCGGAAGCGCCAGTCCGGACCGAGGATCCAGCAATAGAACTTTCTTCCATCGTGGCGCTAGCGATCGATCGAGCGCCGAGAGACTTCGAATATCGGCCAGCAACCGCGACTCCTTGCGATCATCGAAGGAGATGAACGACCAGGAGAAAGATATAGACAAGGATCTGGTGGACGGTGATGTGAGGGCCGAAGAGGACAATGAACCACCTGGACCAGCCCCAGGCAGCAGACCCTCGTCGCCAGCTAATTCCCTGG GAATCGGTGATCCATTGGTAGCATCGAGGTTATCAAACATTCATGGCGGTGGTGGTAGCACCGGTTCGGTGGAACTAGCCAGCACGAGGCGACTTCGACTGGAGAATGAACGTCTGGTGGCTGAGGTAGCAAGATTGAGAAGATTGCTATTCAGTGGAGCGGCACGCGGCGAAGTTGGCTCCGAGGATGCGGCACTCGAGGAGGAAGCACGATTTGTTGCTCTTGAAATGGAACTGCAACACGCCAAAGAAGCTCTTCAGGCACTTAAGGCTGATCGCAAGAGGCTCAAGGCCGAAAAGTTCGATCTTCTTAATCAAATGAAGGCACTTTATGGCACCCTCGAGGACAAGGAACGAGAATTACGGGACTTCATCAGGAACTACGAACAG CGGATGCGAGAGAACGAAGCGACTTTAGGACGCCTTCAACAGCAAGGAGTCGGCATGCCTTCGGAGGAACGCGAACGCGAAAGGGAAAGGGAACGTTGGAGCCTGCTAAGGGCTGCAAGGGACGAGGCCGATCGAAGTCTCAGCCTTGCGGCTAGTTTGGCCGACAAAGAAGCCGCCCTTTCGCACGCACACGCGACTATAAAAGAG CTACAGCGTCAATTGGCGGAAAGAGGTGGCAGCGGTGGTATCTGCTTGAGCGACCAGGAATCCTTGGTCTCGTTCCCGAGAGGCAGCGTGAATGGAGCCGCGACACCGGGCGCCGGAAGTAGCAGCGGTGGCGGTGGTTGTGGTATCATCCCTCATATGAATTCTCAACCGCCATTAGGCAGCACAGAGCTAGGAGTGACCGTTGGGAACGTCGGCAATGCGGCAGGTGCTGGCTCTTCCGGTGGACAGGCGGGCGATCGCGGAAGTTGCAGCGCGGACAGTGGTGTTCGAGGATCTAGCGACAGGGAAAGCGGTGGCGCAACCAGCGTGGGCGGAAATCTTTCAGATTCTACTACAGATG GCACACCGACAATTACGGTCGAGGGAAGCGGTCTCGACATGGACAGCATCTCCGTGGTTTCCTCCATTGCACCATCCCACATGTACCAGT CAGCGACCACACCGAAAGATTGCAGCCCGACATTGTCGCCTCTGAACGCGTTCTCCAGGTCCATGGACAATTCCTCGTTATCGCGATCAGTCGAACAGTTGTCGAGTCCGTTAGAATCAGAACCAAGAAGAAACAAGCAAAGCACACCTGTCGCGGCACCTGCCGCGCATTCACGCTCCTCTGCGACTCGTGGAGGCACTTGGGGTTCTATTTCTAG AGTGTTTGCCCGTACACGACATCGAAAGGCAGCGAACAACTCGAGCGGTGGAAGCGGAAGTAACGAGGGTTCCGACAGTTTCGATCCTTATAGATCATGGTCGCCTCTCACGGAGGAAGGCTATGCTGAAAAGCTTCGTTTACTCAGAGAAGCCGCATCCGTACCTATGGAAAGATGGAGGGCACCTACAGTCTTAGCGTGGTTAGAAGTTGCTCTTGGTATGCCACAATATGGTCCACGATGCGCTGAAAACGTTAAATCAGGAAAG GTTTTACTGGAACTAAGTGACGCAGAATTGGAAGCAGGGTTAGGAGTGACCCATCCTCTTCATAGAAAGAAGCTCCGTTTAGCTATCGAAGAGCATCGACACCCGAGTCTCGTTCGATATCCATGTATTGCTCAATTAGGTCACACGTGGGTCAGTTCAGAATGGTTGCCTGACCTTGGACTCGCTCAGTATTCTGAAAGTTTCGCAACCAACATGGTGGACGCACGGATGCTCGATCATCTGAGCAAAAAGGAACTCGAGAAGCTGCTTGGAGTAACCAGGAAGTTTCATCAGGCCAGCATCGTGCACGGAATTCATCTACTCCGCATGTTGAACTACGATCGTCAG GCACTCGCAGTTAGAAGACATCAATGCGAACAAATGGACACAGATCCTCTAGTTTGGACAAACCAGAGGTTCATTCGGTGGGCGAGGAATATCGATCTGACTGAATATGCTGAGAATTTAAAGG ATTCAGGTGTGCATGGCGCTCTGGTCGTGCTAGAACCATCCTTCACCGGCGACACCATGGCTACAGCTTTGGGTATACCACCAGCTAAACAGATGATCAGACGACACCTCACCGCCGAGCTCGAAGCCCTCGTCGTTCCAGCAAG AAGTCAGCTGGAGGTGGTCCCGAGGAACAGCACCAGCGGGGGTCGTCCGATGAGCACAGTGAGCGCGGGCGGTAGCCTCGGTCGTGGAAGCAGGGCGCTACATCTTCAGCATCATCAGAGCTCCCTGTCCGCCCTGCACATGACGACCAATCACTCGGGCACGGTCGATAGACGCAGATCCAGCCTCAGG GGATCGTTAAGCAGAGCCTTTGGACTCCGACCCAGAAGCGAGAAGGCCTCTCCATCTTCTTCGTCGGATACCGGAAGCCTGGCTAGCCAATATATGAGCAGCGCTCGCAGCAATTCTCCTCCACCTCCGCAACTGCCACCTAGACCCATCACAGGCAACAAGAGACATCGCCGAGTGAAGAGTATAGGTGACATCGATTATATAACAAGCGCAGCA TATGGCTCGTATTCCGGCTACAGCAACGTTCTGCACGGCGATCAGTACCAGTACCAACAGACTAGTAATTATTATCAACTGAAGGGCGGTTATTACTCACCACAGAGCACCGGGCCGCCATTTCCAGGGGTTCAGAGATACGGAAGCTTAGCGGAGGAGGCCTGGTCGTGCACCACGAAAGACGACTCTGGCAATCCCAAAACGAACCCCAGGACTTACCTAGCTTAG